GAAGTATCCCAAGCACTTTATTTATATCCTTATCTCTAAGCATACCAAATACAAGAGTAACTTTGTAATCAGATAAATACTTTCTTATGGCCTGAGCTAAAACCTCTGCTCCATCTTCATTGTGAGCACCATCAATTATAGTGATTGGTTCTTTTACAAGCAGCTCTAATCTGCCAGCCCACTTTGTTTCACTTAATCCTTGTCTTAAGTGCTCATTTGTAAACTCAGCTAATTTATTATCTCTAAGAACTTTAAGTGCCGTAACTGCAGTAAGAGCATTTTTACTTTGGTGATCGCCTATTAAAGAAATAGCAAGATCTTCAAAGCTCTCTCCTGAAATATTCATAGTCATTTTTTGACCATAAAGAGACTTTTCACTAATGCTCACATTTGATGACTCCACTTGATAAACTGGAGCATTCTTCAATTTAGCTTGATCATATATCACAGCTGATGCTTCTTCTTTTTGTGGATATAGTACTAGTGGAACTGAATTTTTGATAATTCCTGCTTTTTCAAAAGCTATTCCTGCAAGACTATCTCCAAGCTGGTCTACATGGTCTATACTAAGCGAAGTAATTATTGTAAGTATAGGATTATCAATGACATTTGTAGCGTCATATCTTCCTCCGAGTCCTACTTCAAGAACTAAGTAATCTACATTTTCAAGTGCGAAATATAAAAATCCAACTGCTGTAGTTACTTCAAACTCTGTAGGATGAGGCATCCCATCCGCAACCATTATTTCAATTTTTTCCTTAACTATCTCAACCAAATCGGCCAATCTTTGATCTTCTATATTGTTTCCGTTAATTCTCATTCTTTCATTAAAAACTTCAAGGAAAGGCGAGGTATACAGCCCCACCTTATACCCTGCCTTTGTGAGTACAGAGGAGATAAATGAGCACGTAGAGCCCTTGCCATTTGTTCCTGCAACATGAATTACTTTAACTTTATTTTGTGGATTATCTAGTAAATTGAGTAAATAAGAAATATTTTCAGTACCTTTTTTTATTCCTAGAGAATAAGTTGAAGATATATAAGATAGTGCCTGTTCATAATTCATTGTTTGCAAGCTCCTTTGCCTAAAGTTTTGCTTTTACATTTTCTAATCTTTGGTTTACTGCATCTAGCATCTGCTCGAATTTATCCTGCTTAGCTTTTTCTTCATCTACAAGAGCTTGAGGTGCTTTTGCAAGGAATCCTTGATTATTAAGCTTTCCTACAACTCTTTTTATTTCGCTTTCTAGCTTGTCTTTTTCTTTTGTAAGTCTTTCGAGCTCTTTTTCAAAATCAACTAGCTCATCCATAGGAATAAATAGCTTTGCACCATCTAAAACTACACTTACAGCATCTTCTGGAACTAGGTCTTCATTATCCATATAGCTTACTTCTGAGGCTGAAGCTAGAGCGGTAAAGTAGTTTTCTCCTTCTTTTATCACAGCTTTTGTAGCTGAATTTGAAACAACTAAAAGCTTAGCTTTTCTAGAAGGTGGAACATTCATCTCAGCTCTTAAATTTCTAAGATTTCTAATTGCATTTATGATGATTTCCATTTTTTCTTCTTCTGATTTAAATTCATCTTCTTCTTGATATACTGGCCAGCTTGATACTATGATTTTTTCTTCTTTTTCCATGTAAGACCAGATTTCTTCCGTAATAAATGGCATAAACGGATGAAGAAGCTTTAGAATCTTTTCAAGTACATAGGTAAGAGTATATAAAGCAGCATCCTTTGAGATACTATCTTCTGAATATAATCTTTGCTTCACTAGCTCTATATACCAATCGCAGAACTCTGACCATGCAAAATCGTATACCTTTGATACAGCTATTCCAAGCTCAAACTTATCCATATTCTCAGTCATTTCTTTAGATAAGCTGTTAACTCTTGAAATTATCCACTTATCAGAAAGCTCAAGAGCCTCATTTACATCTTCTCTTTTAAATTCTTTCTTTTGTGAGTTTTCAAGGTTCATAAATATAAATCTAGATGCATTCCAGATTTTATTTGCAAAGTTTCTAGATGCTTCCACTCTTTCCATATAGAATCTCATGTCATTTCCAGGAGAGTTTCCTGTAGCTAATGTAAATCTCAGTGCATCAGCTCCATAAGTATCTATTATTTCAAGAGGGTCTATTCCATTACCAAGTGATTTGCTCATTTTTCTGCCTTCACTATCTCTTACTAGTCCATGGATAAATACATGGCTAAATGGAACCTCATCAAGTACATATAAGGCTGAAAAAACCATACGAATAACCCAGAAGAATATAATGTCATATCCAGTAACTAGAACAGAGGTAGGATAAAACTTGAGCATTTCCGCTGTCTGCTGTGGCCATCCTAAAGTAGAAAACGGCCAAAGAGCTGATGAAAACCAAGTATCTAGTACATCCTCATCCTGCTTAATATTATTACTTTTACATTTAGGACAGATGTGTGGCTTGCTATCAGCTACCAT
This region of Acetoanaerobium noterae genomic DNA includes:
- a CDS encoding valine--tRNA ligase is translated as MTNLPKNYDPKEFESRIYKQWEEGGYFKARMKAGQPSYSIVLPPPNITGQLHMGHALDHTLQDILIRWKRMQGFNTLWQPGTDHASIATEVKVVERIKEQEGLSKEELGRDEFLQRAWVWKEEFGGKIVEQMKKLGDSCDWERERFTMDEGCNKAVTEFFVRLYNDGYIYRGNRIINWCVDCKTSLSDAEVEHDEVAGNFYHVNYKVKDSDEVIEIATTRPETILGDTAVAVNPSDDRFKHLVGKTLILPILNREIPVIEDDYVDMEFGTGAVKITPAHDPNDFEVGERHGLEKLIVMNEDGTMNEKAGKYAGMTRFECRKAIVKDLDEMGLLVKVKEHNHNVGHCYRCHNVVEPLVSRQWFVKMKDLAAPATLALETGDLKLVPDRFDKTYLNWLNNIRDWCISRQLWWGHRIPAYYCQDCDEIMVADSKPHICPKCKSNNIKQDEDVLDTWFSSALWPFSTLGWPQQTAEMLKFYPTSVLVTGYDIIFFWVIRMVFSALYVLDEVPFSHVFIHGLVRDSEGRKMSKSLGNGIDPLEIIDTYGADALRFTLATGNSPGNDMRFYMERVEASRNFANKIWNASRFIFMNLENSQKKEFKREDVNEALELSDKWIISRVNSLSKEMTENMDKFELGIAVSKVYDFAWSEFCDWYIELVKQRLYSEDSISKDAALYTLTYVLEKILKLLHPFMPFITEEIWSYMEKEEKIIVSSWPVYQEEDEFKSEEEKMEIIINAIRNLRNLRAEMNVPPSRKAKLLVVSNSATKAVIKEGENYFTALASASEVSYMDNEDLVPEDAVSVVLDGAKLFIPMDELVDFEKELERLTKEKDKLESEIKRVVGKLNNQGFLAKAPQALVDEEKAKQDKFEQMLDAVNQRLENVKAKL
- a CDS encoding bifunctional folylpolyglutamate synthase/dihydrofolate synthase — translated: MNYEQALSYISSTYSLGIKKGTENISYLLNLLDNPQNKVKVIHVAGTNGKGSTCSFISSVLTKAGYKVGLYTSPFLEVFNERMRINGNNIEDQRLADLVEIVKEKIEIMVADGMPHPTEFEVTTAVGFLYFALENVDYLVLEVGLGGRYDATNVIDNPILTIITSLSIDHVDQLGDSLAGIAFEKAGIIKNSVPLVLYPQKEEASAVIYDQAKLKNAPVYQVESSNVSISEKSLYGQKMTMNISGESFEDLAISLIGDHQSKNALTAVTALKVLRDNKLAEFTNEHLRQGLSETKWAGRLELLVKEPITIIDGAHNEDGAEVLAQAIRKYLSDYKVTLVFGMLRDKDINKVLGILLPVVDKVITAMPNSDRAMTAEDLAQKVKAFEKPVEVSKNIKDAVEKASMISGEKEAIVYAGSLYMIGEVRTLINKMNDSL